In one Zobellia galactanivorans genomic region, the following are encoded:
- a CDS encoding glycoside hydrolase family 97 protein: MKKIFFAIAVSILLFPRAIAQQLKSPNGDFSMGFTLVDDGIPVYNLSYKNQEVIKRSKLGLELKNDEKSLLSGFSITDTQTTTFDDTWVPVWGEVNEIRNRYNELKVDLKQEGTERVLRLRFRLFDDGLGFRYEFPEQPGLTYVVIKEERTQFAMTGDHTAFWIPGDYDTQEYDYTESKLSEIRGKMEAAITPNVSQTQFSPTGVQTSLMMKTDTGIYINLHEAALIDYPCMHLNLDDSNMVFQSWLTPDARGDKGYIQAPFETPWRTIIVSDDARDILSSKMTLNLNEPCKIPDTSWIKPVKYVGVWWEMITGKRSWSYTNDFPSVKLGKTDYSKASPNGTHAANTEHVKEYIDFAAENGFDGVLVEGWNQGWEDWFGNSKDYVFDFVTPYPDFDVAEIHQYAKSKGIKMIMHHETSGSVRNYERHLDKAYQFMNDHGYEAVKSGYVGDIIPRGEYHYGQWLVNHYQYALEKAADYKVMVNAHEAVRPTGISRTYPNLIGNESARGTEYQAFGGNKPNHVTVLPFTRLVGGPMDYTPGIFEMDISKLNPENTSHVNATIVNQLALYVTMYSPLQMAADLPENYKRFPDAFQFIKDVAVDWDDSKYLEAEPGRYITVARKEKGASNWFVGNVNGNEARTSKIKLDFLEKGKKYTATIYADASDAHYKTNPQAYKISTKTVTYRSFLKLRSASGGGYAISIIEK, encoded by the coding sequence ATGAAGAAAATATTTTTTGCCATTGCGGTTTCCATTTTACTTTTTCCACGGGCAATAGCGCAACAATTGAAATCGCCCAACGGTGATTTTTCAATGGGATTCACTTTGGTCGACGATGGAATACCGGTCTATAACCTGTCTTACAAAAACCAAGAAGTAATCAAGCGGAGCAAACTAGGGCTAGAGCTTAAGAACGATGAAAAATCATTGTTGAGCGGTTTCTCGATTACCGATACGCAGACCACTACTTTTGATGATACCTGGGTTCCGGTTTGGGGAGAGGTGAATGAAATAAGGAATCGTTATAATGAGCTGAAGGTTGATTTGAAACAAGAGGGCACCGAAAGGGTTCTTCGGCTTCGTTTTCGCCTATTTGATGACGGACTCGGGTTTAGATATGAGTTTCCCGAACAGCCCGGTCTAACTTATGTGGTCATTAAGGAAGAGCGTACCCAGTTTGCCATGACCGGTGACCATACGGCCTTTTGGATTCCAGGGGACTACGATACGCAAGAATACGATTATACCGAATCAAAGTTGTCGGAGATACGCGGTAAAATGGAAGCGGCCATTACACCCAATGTTTCCCAGACCCAATTTTCCCCCACCGGTGTACAAACATCCTTAATGATGAAAACCGATACGGGGATATACATCAACCTGCATGAGGCGGCCTTGATCGATTATCCATGTATGCACCTGAACCTTGATGATAGCAATATGGTATTCCAATCTTGGTTGACACCCGATGCCAGGGGAGACAAAGGGTATATACAAGCACCTTTTGAAACTCCTTGGCGTACGATTATCGTAAGTGACGATGCACGCGATATTCTATCCTCTAAAATGACGTTGAACCTAAACGAACCTTGTAAGATTCCAGATACCTCATGGATAAAACCTGTGAAGTATGTTGGGGTTTGGTGGGAGATGATTACCGGAAAAAGAAGCTGGTCGTACACCAATGACTTTCCTTCCGTAAAATTAGGAAAGACCGATTACAGCAAGGCAAGCCCTAACGGTACCCATGCCGCAAATACCGAACATGTTAAGGAATATATCGATTTTGCCGCTGAAAACGGATTCGACGGGGTTCTGGTAGAGGGATGGAACCAAGGTTGGGAAGATTGGTTCGGAAATTCAAAGGACTATGTATTCGATTTTGTAACTCCATACCCTGATTTCGATGTAGCGGAAATTCACCAATATGCCAAATCAAAAGGGATAAAGATGATCATGCACCATGAGACTTCGGGATCGGTTCGTAATTATGAGCGGCACCTGGACAAAGCCTATCAGTTTATGAACGACCACGGCTACGAGGCGGTTAAAAGTGGGTATGTGGGCGATATTATCCCTCGGGGAGAATACCATTATGGCCAGTGGCTTGTAAACCACTATCAATATGCCCTTGAAAAAGCCGCTGACTATAAGGTTATGGTAAATGCCCATGAAGCGGTACGGCCGACAGGAATTAGTAGAACGTATCCGAATTTGATAGGCAATGAATCGGCAAGGGGTACCGAGTACCAAGCTTTTGGAGGGAATAAGCCTAACCATGTTACCGTTTTGCCCTTTACCCGGTTGGTAGGTGGACCGATGGATTATACACCGGGAATTTTTGAAATGGATATCTCTAAGTTGAATCCGGAAAATACCTCGCACGTCAATGCTACTATAGTCAATCAATTGGCATTATATGTTACAATGTATAGCCCATTGCAAATGGCCGCGGATCTACCCGAGAACTACAAACGTTTTCCAGATGCCTTTCAATTTATAAAAGATGTAGCCGTCGATTGGGACGATAGCAAATATCTTGAGGCCGAACCGGGTAGGTATATTACCGTGGCCCGTAAAGAAAAGGGTGCGTCGAATTGGTTCGTCGGTAATGTCAATGGAAATGAAGCTAGGACATCAAAGATAAAATTGGACTTCCTTGAAAAAGGGAAAAAATATACGGCTACTATTTACGCCGATGCGTCCGATGCACACTATAAAACCAATCCACAGGCATATAAGATTTCGACCAAGACCGTAACCTATCGTTCATTTTTAAAGTTAAGGTCGGCATCGGGTGGTGGGTATGCCATAAGTATAATTGAAAAATAA
- a CDS encoding alpha-amylase, translating to MKKIYRFFCFGLAIMASCSSDDDQSVVADTNDNTQKEIISPIELSDYDNGSGVMMQTFYWDVEPRGEWWTNLSGKIDDWAESGVDRLWLPVATKGASGGYSMGYDPSDYFDFGEFDQHGTVETRFGSRQELETLIEKAHGKGLEVIADIVINHNSGGGEEYNPYRDKNTYTLFDELHGNASGMFNRNFENFYPNSTSNYDDGSLFYAEQNLDHNQEYVQNWLWKSENSVAKYYKNVMGFDGWRFDYVLGYEPWVVKAWLDEVGGFSVSELWDGNADVLSQYVDQTGSGVFDFATFYKLEEAMDRFDDLTVLEGKMLWKTHPDKSVTFAANHDTEKDENEDNRIADENKLKAYAYILTHPGYPTIFYSDYENEAFKEPLKQLVQIHNSLAIGDAEVLYVDNDEYIMKRAGTDDNPGLILYINTSGNTKKRTIKSAWNNSYLMDYTKNVHGSITSDENGEALIEAPANGYSIWSIAKVN from the coding sequence ATGAAAAAGATCTACAGATTTTTTTGTTTCGGACTGGCCATAATGGCCTCTTGTTCGAGTGATGATGACCAATCGGTAGTTGCCGATACCAACGACAATACCCAAAAGGAAATTATAAGTCCAATTGAACTATCTGATTACGATAATGGAAGCGGGGTTATGATGCAAACCTTTTATTGGGATGTTGAGCCAAGGGGGGAGTGGTGGACAAACCTCTCTGGAAAGATAGACGACTGGGCCGAAAGTGGGGTAGACAGGTTGTGGTTGCCCGTAGCGACCAAGGGGGCATCGGGAGGTTACTCCATGGGGTATGACCCATCCGATTATTTTGATTTTGGCGAATTTGACCAACACGGAACAGTGGAAACCCGTTTCGGTAGCCGGCAAGAGTTGGAAACATTGATTGAAAAAGCCCATGGGAAGGGCTTGGAAGTTATCGCCGATATTGTTATTAACCACAATTCGGGAGGGGGAGAGGAATATAACCCGTATAGGGACAAAAATACCTATACTTTGTTCGATGAATTGCACGGTAATGCCTCTGGAATGTTCAATAGGAATTTCGAAAATTTTTACCCGAACAGTACGAGTAATTATGACGATGGAAGTTTGTTCTACGCCGAGCAGAATCTAGATCACAACCAAGAATATGTTCAAAATTGGCTATGGAAATCGGAGAATTCGGTAGCCAAATATTATAAGAACGTAATGGGGTTTGATGGATGGCGCTTCGATTATGTTTTAGGATATGAACCTTGGGTGGTCAAGGCATGGTTAGATGAAGTAGGGGGATTTTCGGTAAGTGAACTCTGGGATGGAAATGCCGATGTGCTTTCTCAATATGTCGATCAGACGGGTAGTGGAGTCTTTGATTTTGCTACCTTCTATAAATTGGAGGAAGCTATGGACCGTTTTGACGATCTTACGGTTTTGGAAGGTAAAATGTTGTGGAAGACCCATCCTGATAAATCCGTTACCTTTGCCGCCAATCACGATACCGAAAAAGATGAAAACGAAGACAATCGGATTGCCGATGAGAACAAATTAAAGGCCTATGCCTATATATTGACACATCCGGGCTATCCGACCATTTTCTATTCCGATTATGAAAATGAAGCGTTTAAAGAACCGTTGAAACAGCTCGTACAAATTCATAATAGCTTGGCTATAGGTGATGCCGAAGTGCTTTATGTTGATAATGATGAGTACATCATGAAACGAGCGGGTACCGATGATAATCCAGGGTTGATACTATATATCAATACTTCGGGGAATACTAAAAAACGAACGATAAAGTCGGCATGGAACAATAGCTATTTAATGGATTACACCAAAAATGTCCATGGCTCGATTACGAGTGATGAAAATGGAGAGGCCCTTATTGAGGCACCTGCCAACGGCTACAGTATTTGGTCTATTGCCAAAGTAAATTAA
- a CDS encoding SusF/SusE family outer membrane protein: protein MKKIAFVITSLVISLGFYACSNDDDFTFVAQSNTEEISFENTLLESYQLSSANADNLAERFIWNKADFDVPTPVYYEVQASSDESFEAITVLASDLTENNYGVTVANMLSLAEDAGLDNAPDTEAPNTGTLYFRVRAYVGDDAANVVEQLSETLLFPVVLVQEEEGESPIEIKPHLFMVGDVTEAGWDNNANNTPLFRDSENDNNFFFTGRFAGSASTEGFKLLEVLGAWQPQWGVDGTNVSSSDILGSDPSAFEVDEDGYYSFNINTEELTYTLEKYDASAAATYTNIGIIGDASAGGWDTDTDLVQSTFDPHLWHAEGVELVDGEIKFRADHLWDNSWGASTELSGQGMNNNDPNIPVKAGTYNVWFNDLDGRYILIPQE from the coding sequence ATGAAAAAAATAGCATTTGTAATTACCTCACTCGTAATTTCATTGGGCTTTTATGCTTGCTCTAATGATGATGATTTTACTTTTGTGGCCCAATCCAATACTGAGGAAATATCCTTTGAAAACACCCTTCTCGAGTCTTATCAACTTAGCTCCGCTAATGCCGATAACCTCGCCGAACGCTTTATTTGGAATAAGGCCGATTTTGATGTGCCCACTCCCGTTTATTACGAGGTCCAGGCTTCTTCCGATGAATCTTTTGAGGCTATTACGGTTTTGGCAAGCGACCTCACCGAGAATAACTACGGGGTTACCGTTGCCAATATGTTAAGTTTGGCAGAAGACGCGGGCTTGGATAACGCCCCTGATACAGAGGCCCCTAATACCGGTACATTATATTTTAGGGTACGCGCCTATGTTGGCGATGATGCCGCAAATGTAGTGGAACAATTATCCGAAACCTTGTTATTCCCGGTCGTACTTGTTCAAGAAGAGGAGGGAGAAAGTCCGATAGAAATAAAACCGCATTTGTTTATGGTCGGAGACGTTACCGAGGCCGGATGGGACAATAATGCGAACAATACTCCACTTTTTAGGGATTCTGAAAATGACAATAATTTCTTTTTTACAGGAAGGTTTGCCGGTAGCGCCTCTACGGAAGGATTCAAACTATTGGAAGTTTTGGGTGCATGGCAACCTCAATGGGGGGTAGACGGGACCAATGTGAGCAGCAGCGATATCCTAGGAAGTGACCCGTCTGCGTTTGAGGTTGACGAAGACGGTTATTACAGCTTCAACATCAATACCGAAGAGCTTACTTATACCCTAGAAAAATATGATGCTTCCGCGGCAGCTACCTATACCAATATCGGAATTATAGGTGATGCGAGTGCAGGAGGATGGGATACCGATACCGATCTTGTCCAATCCACTTTTGATCCCCACCTGTGGCATGCAGAGGGAGTTGAACTTGTAGACGGTGAAATAAAATTTAGGGCAGACCATTTGTGGGACAATAGCTGGGGTGCCAGCACTGAATTAAGTGGTCAGGGCATGAACAATAATGACCCTAATATTCCTGTCAAGGCAGGGACTTATAACGTTTGGTTTAACGATCTTGATGGAAGATATATTTTAATACCTCAAGAATAG
- a CDS encoding RagB/SusD family nutrient uptake outer membrane protein produces the protein MKKTYKKIIALFVVGVFLGSCQDDLDQTPIDPDSFTEQNVFASPDEAKGALAKLYASLALTGQEGPSGQADISGIDEGTSQFSRMLFSLNELTTDNAVVGWGDPGLPNLHEMNWDANNDFTTAMYYRLAQEVSFCNSFIENAQSLADDAEVGYYIAEARFLRAFAYYNLIDLYGNVPLVTVVSTELPEQSRRSETFDFVESELLEIQDLLKDSQSNEYGRVDRVAAWALLSKLYLNAKVWTDQDKYTDAVTYANKVLGSSYSINTNDTNGNGTAYDELFLADNDTNGAQNEFIFALNFDGNQSRTYGGTTFLVHAAVGGTMEASDFGVNGGWSGLRTTSALVEKFDASATDFDSDGHPVQWADMRAMFHADGQNYDINTIANTFTDGYAVTKFKNVDAQGNAGSDAGGEFVDSDLPIIRLADIYLVYAEAVLRGGSGGDINTAASYINELRQRAYGSTAGNISAADLTLNFVLDERARELFWEGQRRTDLVRYGLFTSNSYVWPFKGGVKNGTAVDSYRDLFPLPANIISINSNLTQNTGY, from the coding sequence ATGAAAAAAACATATAAGAAAATAATAGCCTTGTTCGTTGTAGGGGTATTTTTAGGATCCTGCCAAGATGACCTCGACCAAACCCCTATCGATCCCGATAGTTTTACGGAACAAAACGTATTTGCAAGTCCTGATGAGGCCAAGGGTGCCTTGGCCAAACTTTATGCAAGTTTGGCCCTTACAGGTCAAGAAGGGCCTTCGGGACAAGCCGATATCAGTGGAATAGACGAGGGAACGTCACAGTTTTCACGAATGCTTTTTAGCCTGAACGAACTGACCACCGATAATGCCGTAGTCGGTTGGGGAGACCCGGGCCTGCCCAATCTTCATGAAATGAACTGGGATGCGAACAACGATTTTACTACGGCAATGTATTACCGTTTGGCCCAAGAGGTGTCTTTCTGTAATTCCTTTATCGAAAATGCCCAATCGCTTGCCGATGATGCAGAGGTGGGCTATTATATTGCCGAAGCACGGTTTTTAAGGGCTTTTGCCTACTATAATCTAATTGACCTTTATGGCAATGTTCCCTTGGTTACGGTAGTTTCTACCGAGCTTCCAGAACAGAGTCGCCGATCGGAAACCTTTGATTTCGTTGAAAGCGAATTATTGGAAATTCAAGACCTGCTCAAAGATAGCCAGTCTAACGAGTACGGACGTGTAGATCGAGTGGCCGCTTGGGCACTGCTGTCTAAACTGTACTTGAATGCCAAAGTGTGGACGGATCAAGATAAATACACCGATGCGGTTACTTATGCCAATAAGGTCTTAGGCTCTTCTTATTCCATAAATACGAACGATACCAATGGAAACGGTACGGCCTATGACGAGCTTTTTTTGGCGGACAATGATACCAACGGGGCTCAAAATGAATTTATTTTCGCACTTAATTTCGACGGAAACCAATCGAGGACATATGGAGGAACGACCTTTTTGGTCCATGCTGCCGTGGGCGGTACAATGGAAGCTTCAGATTTTGGAGTGAACGGAGGATGGAGCGGATTAAGGACTACCAGTGCCTTAGTGGAGAAATTCGATGCCTCGGCCACTGATTTCGATTCTGATGGGCATCCGGTGCAATGGGCCGATATGAGGGCGATGTTTCATGCCGACGGACAAAATTATGACATCAATACGATTGCCAATACGTTTACCGATGGTTATGCCGTAACCAAGTTTAAAAATGTAGACGCCCAAGGTAATGCGGGTAGCGATGCCGGAGGTGAATTTGTAGATTCCGACCTTCCTATTATCCGTTTGGCCGATATATATCTGGTATACGCGGAAGCCGTTTTAAGAGGTGGCTCCGGTGGCGATATCAATACGGCCGCATCTTACATCAATGAGTTGAGACAACGTGCCTATGGTTCCACAGCGGGTAATATTAGCGCCGCTGACCTTACCCTGAATTTTGTTTTGGACGAAAGGGCCAGGGAATTGTTTTGGGAAGGACAAAGACGCACAGATCTTGTTCGTTACGGTCTCTTTACTTCAAATAGTTATGTATGGCCATTTAAAGGTGGGGTCAAAAACGGAACCGCGGTCGATTCCTATAGAGACTTGTTCCCACTTCCTGCCAATATTATTTCAATCAATAGCAACCTTACCCAAAATACGGGGTATTAA